The Zingiber officinale cultivar Zhangliang chromosome 9A, Zo_v1.1, whole genome shotgun sequence genome window below encodes:
- the LOC122020895 gene encoding digalactosyldiacylglycerol synthase 2, chloroplastic-like encodes MYIYIYILMEQKKHIAIFTTASLPWMTGTAVNPLFRAAYLAKDCNWEVTLVIPWLSLKEQVLVYPNKIIFNSPVEHEAYIRSWLKEKAEVVSEFNIIFYPGKFSKEKRSILPVGDITETIPDELAEIAILEEPEHLTWYHHGRQWKTKFQSVIGVIHTNYLEYVKREKNGQIQAFLLKYVNGWVTQIYCHKIVRLSGATQDLPRSVICNVHGVNPKFLEVGKTKHELKQRGQIAFPKGAYFIGKMVWSKGYTELLQLLSKFQDELSDLQIDLYGNGEDFNEIQESFSELTLDTRIYPGRDHVDSIFHDYKVFINPSTTDVVCTTTAEALAMGKIVICADHPSNEFFKQFPNCYTYNSGKEFVKLTLKALVKEPAPITDNLLHELSWEAATERFIEAAELKEIIQEKTLSSPKPFMAMSSDDWKKSLEEASAYLHNAISGIEAARYAFGAIPNTLQPDEQQCEELGLPFERKLFDRRSAAPDTDLSKMT; translated from the exons atgtatatatatatatatattttgatggaGCAGAAGAAACATATTGCAATTTTCACAACAGCAAGTCTACCATGGATGACAGGAACTGCCGTCAACCCTTTGTTTCGTGCTGCTTACCTGGCTAAGGATTGCAATTGGGAGGTTACCCTTGTAATCCCTTGGTTATCATTGAAAGAGCAGGTTTTAGTATAtccaaataaaattatctttaaTTCACCTGTGGAGCATGAAGCATATATTCGTTCGTggctcaaggagaaggctgaaGTTGTCTcagaatttaatattattttctatcCTGGAAAG TTCTCCAAAGAGAAAAGAAGCATTCTCCCTGTTGGGGACATCACTGAAACTATTCCTGATGAATTGGCAGAGATTGCTATACTTGAGGAACCAGAACATCTTACATGGTACCATCATGGTCGGCAATGGAAAACTAAATTCCAAAGTGTGATAGGTGTCATTCATACTAATTATCTGGAATATGTTAAGAGAGAAAAAAATGGGCAGATACAGGCATTTCTCTTGAAATATGTTAACGGTTGGGTTACTCAAATCTACTGCCACAAG ATTGTGAGATTATCAGGTGCCACCCAAGATCTGCCAAGGTCGGTCATCTGTAATGTCCATGGTGTGAACCCTAAATTCCTCGAGGTAGGGAAAACAAAGCATGAGCTAAAACAGAGAGGTCAGATAGCATTTCCCAAAGGTGCCTACTTCATTGGAAAGATGGTTTGGAGTAAAGGTTATACAGAACTTCTCCAGCTACTCTCGAAATTCCAAGATGAACTTTCTGATTTACAGATAGACTTGTATGGGAATGGAGAAGACTTCAATGAAATTCAAGAATCTTTCAGTGAATTGACCCTGGATACGAGAATTTATCCTGGTCGTGATCATGTCGATTCTATATTTCATGA CTACAAGGTGTTCATTAACCCGAGCACTACAGATGTAGTTTGTACAACAACAGCAGAGGCTCTTGCAATGGGGAAGATTGTTATTTGTGCCGACCACCCTTCAAATGAATTCTTTAAGCAGTTTCCAAATTGCTATACATACAATAGTGGCAAGGAGTTTGTGAAATTAACACTTAAAGCTCTCGTCAAAGAACCTGCGCCGATCACAGACAATCTTCTACACGAGCTATCATGGGAGGCAGCCACAGAAAGGTTTATAGAGGCTGCTGAGCTAAAGGAGATTATACAGGAGAAAACACTTTCCTCGCCAAAGCCTTTCATGGCAATGTCTTCTGATGACTGGAAGAAGAGTCTTGAGGAAGCATCTGCATACCTGCACAATGCAATATCTGGAATCGAGGCTGCACGCTATGCCTTTGGTGCGATTCCGAACACCCTACAACCTGATGAACAACAATGTGAGGAGCTTGGTTTGCCTTTCGAACGTAAGCTGTTCGACAGACGTTCTGCTGCTCCTGATACTGACCTATCAAAAATGACTTAA
- the LOC122020894 gene encoding folylpolyglutamate synthase-like — MWLRSVAAAPTLKFHCFPGVIAKPTSSKSVAGLPLSRNHLALITSKQEMTAEYEEALICLSSLITRRTRADRSNKGDSFDLLFEYLKILDLEAAISPLNVIHVAGTKGKGSTCTFTESIIRSCGFRTGLFTSPHLIDVRERFRLDGVEVSEKMFLEHFWWCWNRLQDKTCDDLPMPNYFRFLALLAFRMFSAERVDAAIMEVGLGGKFDATNVVQEPIVCGISSLGYDHMEILGYTLEEIAGEKAGIFKKNVPAYVAPQPESALHTLEEKASQLGIPLHVVSPLDPGLLKGQHLGLAGEHQFINAGLAVALSTFWLTKTGNLKNIQRNENTLPEQFIRGLSSANLEGRAQIIPDRVMQQQNSNNRCLTFYLDGAHSPESLEVCAKWFSTALREDSHHFEEHPHGKSPDGQGGYPDSDKVDCLQILLFNCMSVRDPQVLLPHLLNTCLKNGVKFHKAIFVPNQSVFNKVSSHASPPTDSEQVDLSWQLTLQRVWDNLCHAEGSSSLVFPSLPLAIKWLRESAQQGRSIRFQVLVTGSLHLVGDVLRLIKK, encoded by the exons ATGTGGCTGCGTTCGGTAGCTGCGGCGCCGACCCTTAAATTTCATTGCTTTCCCGGCGTCATCGCAAAACCTACCTCCAGCAAGAGCGTCGCCGGCCTTCCTCTCTCAAGAAACCATCTCGCTCTCATCACATCGAAGCAAGAAATGACCGCAG AGTACGAGGAGGCGTTGATTTGCTTGTCCTCCCTCATCACACGCCGCACCCGAGCCGATAGGTCCAATAAGGGCGACAGCTTCGATCTGTTGTTCGAATACCTCAAG ATTTTGGATCTGGAAGCTGCAATTTCTCCTCTCAATGTCATCCATGTCGCTGGCACTAAAGGAAAG GGATCAACCTGTACGTTCACGGAATCTATTATCCGCTCTTGTGGATTCCGAACTGGTCTCTTCACATCTCCTCACCTGATCGATGTCCGGGAGCGGTTCCGTCTTGATGG GGTAGAAGTTTCTGAAAAGATGTTCTTGGAGCACTTCTGGTGGTGTTGGAACAGATTGCAG GATAAAACTTGTGATGATTTACCAATGCCGAATTATTTCAGATTCCTTGCCCTCCTTGCATTCAGGATGTTCTCAGCAGAGCGA GTGGATGCTGCTATTATGGAAGTTGGTTTAGGAGGAAAGTTTGATGCAACCAATGTG GTGCAGGAGCCAATTGtttgtggaatatcatcattgggtTATGACCATATGGAAATTCTTG GTTATACACTTGAAGAAATTGCTGGAGAGAAAGCTggaattttcaag AAAAATGTACCTGCATACGTCGCACCCCAGCCTGAATCAGCATTGCATACACTAGAAGAAAAGGCTTCTCAATTAGGT ATTCCTCTTCATGTGGTTTCTCCATTAGATCCTGGATTACTGAAAGGTCAACATCTTGGGCTTGCTGGTGAACACCAATTCATAAATGCTGGTCTTGCTGTAGCCTTGTCCACCTTTTGGCTTACAAAAACTGGAAACTTGAAAAACATTCAAAGAAATGAAAAT ACTCTACCTGAGCAATTTATCAGAGGCTTATCAAGTGCTAATTTGGAGGGAAGAGCACAGATAATTCCTGATCGAGTTATGCAACAGCAGAACTCCAACAATAGATGCCTCACTTTCTACCTTGATGGAGCCCATAGCCCAGAAAGCCTAGAGGTGTGTGCAAAATGGTTTTCCACCGCTTTACGGGAGGATAGTCACCATTTTGAGGAACATCCTCATGGGAAAAGCCCTGATGGACAG GGAGGTTATCCTGATTCTGATAAGGTCGATTGCCTACAGATACTACTGTTCAATTGCATGTCAGTTAGAGATCCTCAAGTTCTGCTTCCACATCTATTAAATACTTGTCTCAAGAACG GTGTCAAATTCCACAAGGCTATTTTTGTACCAAACCAGTCGGTGTTTAACAAGGTTAGTTCTCATGCTTCACCACCAACTGATTCTGAGCAGGTTGACTTGTCATGGCAGCTGACACTACAGAGAGTGTGGGACAATCTGTGTCATGCAGAAG GTTCTAGCAGCCTAGTATTTCCTTCTCTCCCACTTGCTATCAAGTGGCTCAGGGAAAGTGCTCAACAAGGCAGATCAATTCGATTTCAG GTTCTGGTAACAGGTTCGCTGCACCTTGTGGGCGATGTGCTGAGATTAATCAAGAAGTGA